From one Colletotrichum destructivum chromosome 3, complete sequence genomic stretch:
- a CDS encoding Putative GDP-fucose protein O-fucosyltransferase, whose product MLWPNIVSTTRLIFQRRYRAFLTQAIVAIIIVAFVLNSYGPSIRDFTATPQEQDVGIPGSYTGESLLAPKPDPEQSTGEDYNDKPESNLEESFLQEFSRQEITGDPTDAGLDTLCNQGSRVWNPNVIIECPLLDGGFGNGRLNLLQCLRYVIEAKVSIKLPRIARRNANDVTDFRTSDHVELDYLIDDRRFLQILGNHCPNLVVHPAGYDDARIRHLPIINPLNDLQLESFSEENMPPIFAVPTHPELWPAALDKWLESATEGKPPSAESPVLLGLHSIMFLWPTSHDPPSVVRHFSELVRPRDEVRLLAAAALQRMQQQFNVHIGFRTSDEPRARDNAFIGVHLRVEKDSIDYKWISYEDQFNYLDQRLRERKGNATHPPDKTLPDTEKTVLYVASGDADGIARFAKDVAPITVVTKNDLLPEGTFAGASLRNMTWDQQALVDMLILEHSGYFIGVRDSTFSWHLALRRAAAVNWITGGYPADCWQGDEGTKDRKRIGCKSMLAENEEWRDNLSALVGNGHYRLEPQVMRTSWP is encoded by the exons ATGCTCTGGCCAAACATCGTGTCAACAACGCGGTTGATATTCCAACGCCGGTATCGCGCTTTTCTCACCCAGGCAATCGTCGCAATCATCATCGTGGCCTTCGTGCTGAACTCCTACGGCCCATCGATACGAGACTTTACCGCCACACCACAAGAGCAGGACGTGGGGATTCCGGGCAGCTACACCGGGGAGAGTTTGCTCGCTCCCAAGCCAGACCCGGAGCAGTCTACAGGAGAAGACTATAACGACAAGCCCGAGTCGAACTTGGAGGAGAGCTTCCTGCAGG AATTCTCTCGTCAAGAAATCACTGGCGATCccaccgacgccggcctcgacacaCTGTGCAATCAGGGGAGCAGAGTGTGGAATCCCAATGTCATCATCGAGTGCCCCCTACTCGATGGAGGCTTTGGCAATGGTCGCCTGAACCTCTTGCAGTGTCTTCGTTATGTCATTGAGGCCAAAG TGTCCATCAAGCTGCCACGCATCGCCCGCCGAAACGCCAACGACGTGACCGACTTCCGGACCAGCGATCACGTGGAACTCGACTACTTGATCGATGACAGGCGTTTCCTGCAGATTCTGGGGAACCACTGTCCCAACCTCGTCGTTCACCCTGCGGGCTACGACGACGCGCGGATCCGCCATCTGCCCATCATAAACCCCCTCAACGATCTGCAACTCGAAAGCTTCAGCGAAGAGAACATGCCCCCCATTTTCGCCGTGCCTACGCATCCCGAACTATGGCCGGCGGCCCTGGACAAGTGGCTGGAGTCTGCGACAGAGGGcaagccgccgtcggccgagtCGCCGGTGCTCCTCGGGCTTCACTCCATCATGTTCCTCTGGCCGACGTCGCACGACCCGCCCTCGGTGGTGCGCCACTTCAGCGAGCTCGTCCGCCCGCGGGACGAGGTCAGGCTcctcgcggccgcggcgctcCAGCggatgcagcagcagttcAACGTGCACATCGGCTTCCGGACCAGCGACGAGCCCAGGGCCCGCGACAACGCCTTCATCGGCGTCCACCTGCGCGTCGAGAAGGACTCGATCGACTACAAGTGGATCTCGTACGAGGACCAGTTCAACTACCTCGACCAGCGGCTGCGGGAGCGCAAGGGCAACGCCACGCACCCCCCCGACAAGACCCTGCCGGACACGGAGAAGACGGTTCTCTACGTCGCGAGCGGCGACGCTGACGGCATCGCCCGCTTCGCCAAAGACGTGGCGCCCATCACCGTCGTGACCAAGAACGACCTGCTGCCCGAGGGCAccttcgccggcgcctcgcTGCGCAACATGACCTGGGACCAGCAGGCGCTCGTGGACATGCTGATCCTCGAGCACTCGGGCTACTTCATCGGCGTCCGCGACTCGACTTTCTCGTGGCACCTGGCgctgcggcgggcggcggccgtgaaCTGGATCACCGGCGGGTACCCCGCCGACTGCTggcagggcgacgagggcacGAAAGACAGGAAGAGGATCGGGTGCAAATCAATGCTGGCGGAGAACGAGGAGTGGCGCGACAATCTAAGTGCCCTCGTGGGCAACGGTCATTATAGGCTAGAGCCGCAGGTTATGAGGACGTCTTGGCCCTGA